CGGCGAAGGCCGggccctcgagggcatcTTTCAGGGTGCCGTCCGAGGCCTGGGCTCCATCAGCCACGGGCTCCAGGATTCGGTCGGCCAGGAAGCTGACGTGGTTGCTCGCGCCGCGATCAGGGCAGTGCAGCTCGCCAACGAGGGCAAGGCCCCGGGCAAGTACTGGTCCGTCGAGCAAAAGGACATTGTGAGGCTCGGTCGTACCGAGTGGCCGGAGAAGCCGGCTGcggagccgacgacgcctgcTGCTCAGTAGTCGGGAGAGACGGTGAGGGGGTGCCTTGGTACAGCGCGGACTTGCGGAGGGTTGCGAATGGGAGGCTTGGGGGCTTTGGCGGTGATGACGTCGTACATGGCAAAGCTTGATTATCGCTGTGCGTCTGCGAAGATGCAAGCGTTCGTATCGACGCGACACAGTGCTGTGATCTGTTTGACTGCGGCTGGCCGTGATACGGGCACCTCGGGCGGCAGCCCGCGTGGTCTATGCAGACTAAGGCATGTCTCCGCCGGGGGACCTAACCTTACATAGACGGCCTCTACTGTACAGATTCGCCTGTGGCgcggaggaagaggcggctGGGCGTTGCCGATGCTATAACACGCGATGGGGTCTCGAAGCGCGAAGTAATGGGGGACTGACAACGGCCAAGTGTACTTTTGTGTGTTTTGTTGTTTGTCTTGCGATTCGAAGCCGAGATACCAACCAGAATGCCAACCATGCATGTTACGGGTGCAGGCACGCACATGAGCATGGGCTTGAAGCacgtcgacgttggcgtCCACGTGCGCTTGTTGTATTGCTTACTGCACAAAGTAGACGCGCCGCGGAgccgcagctcggcgtcgacatctCTCCGACCGGGGCGGGGCCGCTGACGGCCAGCCCAGGGTCCACCAATGCCCCGCCATGAGCTGTAGAAAAAGGTGGGCGCCCACCACAGTCATCATacctcacccaccaccacaccgcACTCTTATTCAGATACTATAGCATCGCAACGCCCCGGAAGTTGTTGAACGCGTGGAACCGCCAATATCTTTgtttcttctcctcctttcTTTTTTTATTCTTCCCATCTGATCTCCCGTGCAAAAGGTTGACACCAGGCCCGACTGTCCAAAGCAAAAGAGGGGAAACGAAATACACGAGAGAGCGAGGAGGGGAAGAAACAGAAAAAAAAGCCGCTCGCGTGGACAGTCACACAGCCtcatacacacacatacaaCGACAGAACCCCGCGATATAGACATGTCGTCAACGAccgacaccaccgccgccgccggtgcgcGACCCCAGATTGTCGGACCCGACGCGGGGCCCGAGGCGCCTTTCCCGCTGCGCATGGAGGGCAAGGTCATTTCGGGGTTTGGGCGCGGGTCTAAAGAGGTGAGTGAGTCGTGAGCCTGTCGGTCTTTCTTTTTGGCTTTGCCTCGTTGCGAAATgcctcgtccgtccgtccgtccgtccgtcctccgTCCTTTGCTAGGAGAGAATAGTAtgacgggggaggggaaacATGCTTCCCCCTATACTATGTCATggagtgagtgtgtgtgagGCGGTTGTTGGGTGATGATTATGATGAGTAGGATGAGGGGACGGGATCATATAGAAAGGCAAATGAAGAGGAGGGCATGTGTATACCCTGCTATGAAACGAGAGCCGCGCCGAGCTGTTACTGACCGAAAACCTCACAGCTCGGCATCCCCACGGCCAAcctccccgtcgacgcctcccTCACGCCCTGGATCGCAGACGCCAAGTCGGGCGTCTACTTTGGCTACGCCGCGCTCAACCTCCCCGCCTCACACCCCaacgcccacgacggcgacaacatCACCTttccctccgcctcctcctcttcatctccttcctcctcctcctcctcccctcgctCCTCCAGCGCATTCGCCGTCTTCCCCATGGTCATGTCCATCGGCTACAACCCCTTCTACAAGAACACGGTCCGCAGCGCAGAGGTGCACGTCCTGCACCGCTTCGCTGCCGACTTTTACGACTCGCACATgcgactcctcctcctcggcttcgtccgcgaggagcgcgactatgccagcctcgaggccctcgtcgacgacatcaacctCGActgccgcgtcgcccgcgctAGCCTCGACCGCGACGCCTGGCGCCCCGCCGGAGCCtcgcccgagggcgccgagtGGCTCGTCAAGCCCTTGTAGGTACGTATGTAGGTAGGCTGGCTCGCTGCGGCTCGTTCATCCAGGGAACAGGAGCAGACGGTAAACGTGGTAAAGGAaagagagaagggggagggggaacAGAAGATGGGCGGTAGGCGGACACACAAACAGCTGTGGGCGGAGCGGAGCACCAGGACAGACAGCGCTCACGAATAAGCACATTACGACATTGCTCAAGCAAGGCTATTTGCTTCCCCTTATTTTTCCTTTCCCAGCATGTACGCGTGCAGaatcggcgtcgtctcgtaTTTGCGGGTATCTTGTCGAGCTCCCATAATCACCCCGGCTGCGCGTCAAGCGCCGGCAGTCCGTCAAACCGTTTAATTGCCCACTGGCTCCTCCCGAAAGGCCCAGTGAATCCGTTTACATCCCATTTAAACCCAATTCCAAGCAGCTTTCTTTGCAAAAAGCCTGCTGCGACAAAATTCAACAAAGAAAGCAAGAAACACCACCCATGCAAAAGCATCTACGGAGACACGCAGGCTATACCGCGAGCTGGTGCGGCTCCTGGTTGGGGTAGTATCTCGGTAGGAACTGCGCACGCCACTGTTAGTTCCTCGTGCTCGCGTCCCCGTTCGGGTTAGGACTGGTACTCACATTCATGATAATCATCATGGGAATGTCAAACACGTCTCGCTTGATCGTCCAGCAGTACGTGCAGTTCACCTTTCCATCTCTTTCGATGCGCGAGATGCCATGCTCGCCGTCAATCCGTGTCACTCGGCTGCTCAGGATACCGGTCCTTGGGTCCTTGCGCGAGGTCCCGTTCTTTCCGTCCAGGTCCTCCTGCGTCCGGTACTTCATCAGGCTACAGCTCCGCTGTACCTTACCCCGACTGTCCTCGAAGGCTAGCTGCGCAAAGTCGCGGTAGAACTGCAcgacgctgtcgtcgtctagcagctcggccaggaACACGGGGTGCGACCGGTTGTCTGTCAGCTCCTTggtccgcggcgtcgagtcgcCGGTCCGCGACCCGCTATCGCCGTCGACGGATCCACCATTCGACGCCGGGCGCACGAAGACGTTTCGATTCGGTTCCTTGCCCAACAACACCTCTTTTGTCCATCCCGTCAACGCCGTGAACTCCTTGTTGACGGCGGCAACCTCGCCGGACCGTCGACATACAATGGTCGGGGCGCAGCAGTGCTGGAGGAAGTCGTCGAATTCAACAAGGGTTCGTTGGAAACATTTCTCCATAAATACTAGATCCTCGCGCGTGAGGTCCTTGGTACAGGATATGAACGACGGTCGAATCTCTCCCAAAGACTTCGCTATCAGCAAAAGCTTATTCAGCGGCAGACGGTCCTTGATCACTGATATCATGTTATGGAAGCCGGCCGTGTAGGGGTATGGCTCCTTCACGCTCGCGTAGACAGCTGCAGAATCCCGTTGTCGCTTTCCGAGAATCGTTTGCGTCAGCTTGTCCTGTTTGGACTTCATCTTCGATGCGACCGAAACACCCGGCAGGCCGCCAAAGGCGCTGGTGCCCGGCGAGGCTTCCATCGTGGCTTGGGGGCTCGCGGTTGCGTCGGTGCTGGGGCTGGCTAGGCTGTTTGGGCCTGCAGCAATGGCGTATGCATGGGGCAAACCGTGCTGAAGATTGCCCTGCGTGTATGTGTTGGGGCCC
This sequence is a window from Purpureocillium takamizusanense chromosome 8, complete sequence. Protein-coding genes within it:
- the FMN1 gene encoding Riboflavin kinase (COG:H~BUSCO:EOG092659OC~EggNog:ENOG503P3XM), which produces MSSTTDTTAAAGARPQIVGPDAGPEAPFPLRMEGKVISGFGRGSKELGIPTANLPVDASLTPWIADAKSGVYFGYAALNLPASHPNAHDGDNITFPSASSSSSPSSSSSSPRSSSAFAVFPMVMSIGYNPFYKNTVRSAEVHVLHRFAADFYDSHMRLLLLGFVREERDYASLEALVDDINLDCRVARASLDRDAWRPAGASPEGAEWLVKPL
- the ERT1 gene encoding Transcriptional regulator of nonfermentable carbon utilization (COG:K~EggNog:ENOG503NWT9), giving the protein MPDDMEETGADVSDHMSDNEDESESFLRDDSKMGDNDGEVKKKYDPKDPLRPRRKKARRACYACQRAHLTCGDERPCKRCIKRGLADACQDGVRKKAKYLHDAPEEALGPVLGPNFNATRTRQNGQRQDSGQSDTMSTPATGSNFLTQGTAAPFPVYSAGSQPQVAMDGITFNPQASPVSPSFQANNAPQMDNMLTGNTMDFNALFDPSNPALYNFDLEGLNFGSQYAGWEFGILNKMALGAETPPRENSMSQTPSTEANYAAMFGNGAGTGYDTMMGSDYSGMDSGPNTYTQGNLQHGLPHAYAIAAGPNSLASPSTDATASPQATMEASPGTSAFGGLPGVSVASKMKSKQDKLTQTILGKRQRDSAAVYASVKEPYPYTAGFHNMISVIKDRLPLNKLLLIAKSLGEIRPSFISCTKDLTREDLVFMEKCFQRTLVEFDDFLQHCCAPTIVCRRSGEVAAVNKEFTALTGWTKEVLLGKEPNRNVFVRPASNGGSVDGDSGSRTGDSTPRTKELTDNRSHPVFLAELLDDDSVVQFYRDFAQLAFEDSRGKVQRSCSLMKYRTQEDLDGKNGTSRKDPRTGILSSRVTRIDGEHGISRIERDGKVNCTYCWTIKRDVFDIPMMIIMNFLPRYYPNQEPHQLAV